The Amphiprion ocellaris isolate individual 3 ecotype Okinawa chromosome 6, ASM2253959v1, whole genome shotgun sequence genome contains a region encoding:
- the arrdc3a gene encoding arrestin domain-containing protein 3a, translating to MVLGKVKSFTVSYDCLNDSNVPVFSSGDCVSGRVIIEVTGEIRVKSLKIHAKGFAKVRWTESRNAGSNTAYTQNYTEEVEYLNHKDILIGHERDDDNSEEGLTTIHSGRHEYAFSLELPQTPLATSFEGKHGSVRYWVKAELHRPWLLPMKTKKEFTVFEHIDINTPLLLSPQAGTKDKTLCCWFCTSGPISLSAKIERKGYTPGESIQIFAEIENCSSRMVVPKAAIYQTQTFYAKGKMKEVKQLVANLRGESLSSGKTETWSGKMLKIPPVSPSILDCSIIRVEYSLMVYVDIPGAINLSLNLPLVIGTIPLHPFGSRTSSVSSQCSMSWLGMGLPERPEAPPSYAEIVTEEQRQSSLDVPAAREELDGPLFAYIHEFRFQPPPLYSEIDPNPDHASRTEERRLDTCPSR from the exons ATGGTGCTAGGAAAGGTAAAGAGCTTCACAGTAAGCTACGACTGTCTTAATGACAGCAATGTTCCCGTTTTCTCCAGCGGGGACTGCGTCTCAGGGAGGGTGATCATCGAAGTCACCGGAGAAATCCGTGTGAAATCTCTCAAAATCCACGCAAAAGGATTTGCAAAAGTTCGTTGGACTGAGTCGAGAAACGCTGGATCCAACACTGCCTACACGCAAAACTACACAGAAGAAGTGGAATATCTTAATCACAAAGATATTTTAATTGGACATGAGAGAG ACGATGACAACTCTGAGGAAGGACTCACCACTATCCATTCAGGAAGACATGAGTATGCATTCAGCCTCGAGCTTCCGCAGAC ACCTCTCGCTACCTCTTTCGAAGGGAAGCATGGCAGTGTACGCTACTGGGTAAAGGCAGAACTCCACAGGCCATGGCTCCTGCCCATGAAGACCAAGAAGGAATTTACAGTCTTTGAGCACATTGACATCAACACTCCATTATTGCTG TCACCACAGGCCGGCACAAAGGACAAGACGCTTTGCTGTTGGTTCTGCACCTCAGGTCCTATTTCCCTAAGTGCCAAAATTGAAAGGAAGGGATACACCCCAG GAGAGTCgattcagatctttgctgagatCGAGAACTGCTCATCCCGCATGGTGGTGCCAAAGGCAGCCATCTACCAGACTCAGACCTTCTATGCCAAAGGGAAGATGAAGGAGGTCAAGCAGTTGGTGGCCAACCTGCGGGGAGAGTCTCTGTCATCAGGCAAAACTGAGACCTGGAGCGGCAAGATGCTGAAGATCCCACCTGTCTCACCCTCCATCCTGGACTGCAGCATCATCAGAGTGGAGTACTCTCTCATG GTATATGTGGACATACCTGGGGCGATAAACCTGTCCCTGAACCTGCCCCTGGTCATCGGGACCATCCCTCTCCACCCATTTGGCTCTCGTACCTCCAGCGTCAGCAGCCAGTGCAGCATGAGCTGGCTGGGCATGGGTCTGCCTGAGAGGCCTGAGG cTCCTCCAAGCTATGCAGAAATTGTGACAGAAGAGCAGAGGCAGAGCAGTCTGGATGTCCCAGCAGCCCGCGAGGAACTGGACGGACCTCTCTTTGCCTACATTCATGAGTTCCGCTTCCAACCTCCCCCTCTGTACTCTGAG ATTGATCCTAACCCAGATCATGCCAGCCGTACAGAGGAGCGCAGGCTTGACACCTGTCCATCACGCTGA